The following is a genomic window from Clostridium fungisolvens.
CATTGAACCTGAAACTATTTGAGGTGGTCTTTGATAAAAGTGAGCAGTTGCTGGGTAAAAATAATCTTTTCTCTTCGATAATATATTATCAGGACCTATATAATTCATAATCTAAATCACTCCTTTTTTGGGGATATGAAAAATTAAAATATTTTTTCACACCCTTTTATGAAAACTTAATTTATGCTTGTTCCAAAATTACAGTTTCTAGCAATTTTAGTGCAAGTATAAATTAGTAATTAAAACTGTTTAGAGATATAAAGCCCAATATAAAATTTATACTGATACAAAGCTATCATTAAAATTAGAAAATTGTTATCCATCAAGGTTTAAAACTATATAGATTTGAAGGATAATGCACCAAGTGTAAAGCCTGCTCTTTTTGGCTGTAATTGTGAATATAACTCTTTACATTTAGATTTATCTGATATAGCAGTTTGATAAACCTCAATAATGGTTTTCAACTCATCAAGAGTATAAGTTTGTCCCTCAATACGTAGATTTATTGGCTTTTCGAAACTTAAGCTTTCAAGTATTGGAAGTAAACAAAACTCCTTAGAGGTAAATAAATGATTCTTTCCATTTTGATCTATATAAACTGGGTTTTCACCTTTATCAGTCATTAAAACTAGCACATCATTTTCTACATATTTATTATCACATTTTTCTATAGGTTTTAAGACGTCAATATTTTCATAAAGGTTATGATCTAAATACATAACTCTTAATGGTCCATGAGCTATTAATTCAAGTGGTGACTCTGACAAACTTATAAACTTTGCAAGTTCATTATTTTTTATCTCTAAAGAAATAGTAGTTTCATTAACACCAAGATTTCTATAGAATTTTGAGGCTTTTTCATTATAAATATTTAAGTTATAGTTGGTGATTAAAGGATACTTATGTCCATATTTATTGATAGCTCCTAAATTTGATACAAGTAACCCATCGAATAAATGTCCATGTTTTTCTAAATAATGATCGAGCATATCAAATTGAAGTTCATTCATCATTTGTGGCAAATCTAGATAAATTTCAGTTTTATTTTTTGTATTAACTAAGTCCTGTAGCTGATCTAAGCTTACAAATTGATCTGGTAGTAAAACCTCGCAAGGTAAGTAGATTCTATCTACTCCGAGCTCTATAGAAAGCTTTGCTTGAGCATAATTATTTACCTTAACAGATAACTTGTTTTTAGAAGCTACTTTGCCATTGAAATTATTTAAATCTGACTGAAGTTCATTTATAGCTTTATCAGTAATTTCTGGTTCTTCAGTAGGCACAGAAAAAACTTTACCTGTAGAGTAGAATTTACCTGTTCCTTCATAACGAGTGTTTATAAAGTCTAAACCTGGTCTACCAAAAGCATAAGCAGTAGTGAAATCACGTTTTCTGCCATCGAACAATTCAGCAGCGTGCTCTTTACGATTAAAGCTTAAAGGATTTTCTATGTATCTATCAATTGCATCTCCATAGGCATTTACTAAATCAACTATAAAATCAGTATCTCTCATACGTCCTTCGATTTTAAAGGATGTGATTGAGGCTTCAATAAGCTCAGGAATATGTTCATACATATACATGTCCTTTACCGCAAGAGGGAATTCAGTGTTAAACAAAGAACCATCTTTTTTTATAACATATGGCCATCTGCAAGGTTTAAAGCATCTGCCACGGTTAGAACTATTGCCAAAAACTATAGAACTGTAGTAGCAGTTCCCTCCGTTTGCAACACACATATCTCCATGGACAAAGTATTCAGTTTCGATATTAGTTTGATTCTGCAAATGCTTAGCGGTTTTCAAATCCATTTCTCTTGATAATACAACTCTAGTTACTCCAAATTCTTGCAATGCTTTTACAAACTCAATATTGTGCACATTCATCATTACAGAAGAGTGAATCTCGAAGTTATTAAAGTTATGTTCTTTACAAATTTGCAGAATTCCAAGATCTTGAACTATGATTCCATCAACAGGAACCTCGTTTAAGAAACGTAGATACTCAATTGCTTCATCAATTTCACTATCATTAATCATATTGTTTACTGTAATATAAACTTTCTTATTAACAGCATGTGCCATCTTTAAGGCTTCTTTTATCTCTTCAT
Proteins encoded in this region:
- a CDS encoding U32 family peptidase; this translates as MARYFNNKKIELLAPSGTMETFKKMVQANCDAIYLGGKSLNMRMMRKGFNFSDEEIKEALKMAHAVNKKVYITVNNMINDSEIDEAIEYLRFLNEVPVDGIIVQDLGILQICKEHNFNNFEIHSSVMMNVHNIEFVKALQEFGVTRVVLSREMDLKTAKHLQNQTNIETEYFVHGDMCVANGGNCYYSSIVFGNSSNRGRCFKPCRWPYVIKKDGSLFNTEFPLAVKDMYMYEHIPELIEASITSFKIEGRMRDTDFIVDLVNAYGDAIDRYIENPLSFNRKEHAAELFDGRKRDFTTAYAFGRPGLDFINTRYEGTGKFYSTGKVFSVPTEEPEITDKAINELQSDLNNFNGKVASKNKLSVKVNNYAQAKLSIELGVDRIYLPCEVLLPDQFVSLDQLQDLVNTKNKTEIYLDLPQMMNELQFDMLDHYLEKHGHLFDGLLVSNLGAINKYGHKYPLITNYNLNIYNEKASKFYRNLGVNETTISLEIKNNELAKFISLSESPLELIAHGPLRVMYLDHNLYENIDVLKPIEKCDNKYVENDVLVLMTDKGENPVYIDQNGKNHLFTSKEFCLLPILESLSFEKPINLRIEGQTYTLDELKTIIEVYQTAISDKSKCKELYSQLQPKRAGFTLGALSFKSI